The Malus domestica chromosome 10, GDT2T_hap1 genome contains a region encoding:
- the LOC114822984 gene encoding uncharacterized protein yields the protein MDFDGLPDGDEMHSSDDVNEAKKRKGRGPTMLDYNALSKAKQIGVQFNDKGQHFGAGSASLSSSAGILARQLIPVTYASWDEVPTILKDKLWAAVKQKYDLAPCRKKILLTQMSGCWRTYKATLTKQIRSLDDGPDAMEQMQLLKPANVEKQADWDKFVKHRCSPEFDAISEKFKKLKSFHTLPHVMSRKGYARLEDELRNKGTPEEDLNRVSLWIAARTRKNGQPVNEIVSKKMDDIKLANEMPTTDNGSIKDDALSQALGPEHRDRLRGGGYGVTPSRYDAQTYASMSNRELRDRLQNVEGKLREVFDLVLAKQQNEGNGKETNTNDAIQVSTNRPQVKMCH from the exons ATGGATTTTGATGGTTTGCCAGACGGTGACGAGATGCACTCAAGTGATGATGTGAATGAAGCAAAAAAGAGAAAGGGAAGAGGTCCAACAATGTTGGATTATAATGCTCTGTCAAAGGCCAAACAAATTGGTGTTCAATTCAATGACAAAGGACAACATTTTGGTGCTGGATCAGCGAGTTTGAGTTCGTCGGCAGGGATCCTTGCAAGACAACTAATACCAGTAACTTACGCAAGTTGGGATGAGGTTCCTACAATTTTGAAAGATAAATTATGGGCTGCTGTGAAG CAAAAATACGATTTGGCACCCTGTCGTAAGAAGATATTATTAACACAAATGTCTGGGTGTTGGCGTACATACAAAGCCACGTTGACAAAACAAATAAGATCCCTTGATGATGGTCCTGATGCAATGGAACAAATGCAACTCTTGAAGCCTGCTAATGTTGAGAAACAAGCTGATTGGGACAAATTTGTTAAACATCGATGCTCTCCTGAGTTTGAT GCAATTAGTGAGAAGTTCAAAAAGTTGAAATCATTCCATACTCTCCCTCATGTGATGAGTCGTAAAGGATATGCACGCTTGGAGGACGAGCTG AGAAACAAAGGTACACCTGAGGAGGATTTAAATAGAGTCAGTCTTTGGATAGCTGCTCGTACAAGAAAAAATGGTCAACCTGTAAATGAGATAGTGTCAAAGAAAATG GATGACATTAAGTTGGCTAATGAAATGCCAACAACAGACAATGGTTCTATAAAAGATGATGCCTTATCACAAGCACTTGGACCTGAACATCGAGATCGACTTCGTGGAGGTGGTTATGGGGTTACACCTTCTAGATATGATGCCCAAACATATGCCAGCATGAGTAATCGAGAGCTTAGAGACCGATTACAAAATGTCGAAGGAAAATTGCGGGAAGTGTTTGATCTTGTGTTGGCTAAACAACAAAATGAG GGAAATGGTAAAGAAACTAATACCAATGATGCAATTCAAGTCTCCACAAATAGGCCTCAGGTAAAAATGTGTCATTAG
- the LOC114822985 gene encoding berberine bridge enzyme-like D-2: protein MAERNRYTIQSPLLFIMCLLVPCLAEFPADQITFCLTLHDINNFTTFPNTENESAAYYKLLNFSIQNLRFADPALPKPVAIILPESVEQLVNSVSCSRQGLLEIRVRSGGHSYEGTSSVAVDGALFVIIDMMNLNGVSVDLETETAWVEGGATLGETYHAIAQASNLHGFSAGSCPTVGAGGHIAGGGFGLMSRKYGLAADNVVDALLVDANGQLLDRQGMGEDVFWAIRGGGGGVFGIVYAWKIQLLNVPQVVTAFVVSRAASAAAGGGGNEIFNHNVARLVDKWQHIAPYLEDDFYISCFVGAGLPEVKTTTVTATSSTNISATFKGFYLGPRSSAMSILNKVFPDLGVAEEDCAEMSWIESIVFFSGLSKGSSVSDLRNRYLQGKGFFKAKSDYVRTPISYRGIRAALEILEEEPKGYVILDPYGGVMHDISSEAIAFPHRKGNLFTIQYLVEWKEEDNHKINDYIEWIRRFHNAMTEYVSWGPRAAYINYVDLDLGVMMRQQFPLNNNLVKDDESDAVEIARNWGEKYFLNNYDRLVRAKTLIDPTNVFRNQQGIPPMSSSSSLVVLDH, encoded by the coding sequence atggcagaaaGAAACCGATACACGATTCAATCCCCTCTCTTGTTTATTATGTGCCTTCTCGTTCCTTGTTTAGCTGAATTTCCTGCGGACCAAATCACTTTTTGTTTGACGCTTCATGACATCAACAACTTTACCACATTCCCTAACACGGAAAATGAGTCTGCAGCTTACTACAAGCTGCTCAACTTTTCCATCCAAAATCTTCGTTTCGCTGATCCTGCCCTTCCTAAGCCAGTAGCCATCATACTTCCCGAGAGCGTTGAGCAGCTAGTAAACTCTGTGTCATGCTCTAGACAAGGGTTGTTGGAAATCAGAGTAAGGAGTGGTGGACACAGCTACGAAGGGACATCATCCGTTGCTGTAGATGGAGCTCTGTTTGTGATCATCGACATGATGAACTTGAACGGTGTGTCGGTGGATTTGGAAACGGAAACTGCATGGGTGGAAGGAGGTGCAACGCTTGGTGAGACATACCATGCGATTGCCCAAGCAAGCAATCTTCATGGGTTCTCAGCCGGGTCATGCCCAACTGTAGGCGCTGGAGGCCATATTGCTGGTGGTGGATTCGGCCTCATGTCGAGGAAATACGGACTTGCAGCCGATAACGTGGTGGATGCACTACTTGTTGATGCAAACGGACAACTGTTAGACCGACAAGGCATGGGAGAGGACGTGTTTTGGGCAATTAGAGGAGGTGGTGGGGGTGTTTTCGGGATTGTCTATGCTTGGAAAATCCAGTTGTTGAATGTGCCACAAGTCGTAACTGCTTTCGTAGTGTCTAGAGCTGCTTCTGCTGCTGCAGGAGGAGGAGGCAACGAAATCTTTAATCATAATGTAGCAAGGCTGGTAGACAAGTGGCAACACATCGCACCTTACTTGGAAGACGATTTCTACATTTCGTGCTTTGTCGGCGCTGGGTTGCCAGAGGTCAAGACTACTACTGTTACTGCTACTAGTAGTACTAATATATCAGCTACGTTCAAGGGGTTTTATCTGGGTCCAAGAAGCAGCGCCATGTCCATCCTAAACAAAGTTTTTCCTGACTTGGGTGTTGCAGAAGAAGATTGCGCAGAAATGAGTTGGATCGAGTCCATCGTGTTCTTCTCCGGCCTAAGTAAGGGAAGCTCGGTGTCCGACTTGAGAAATCGATATCTGCAAGGCAAGGGATTTTTCAAAGCGAAATCGGATTACGTTAGGACCCCAATTTCTTACAGAGGGATAAGGGCAGCCCTGGAAATACTTGAGGAGGAGCCGAAAGGGTACGTGATTTTAGATCCTTATGGTGGGGTTATGCATGATATAAGCAGCGAAGCCATTGCATTTCCTCACAGAAAAGGTAACCTCTTTACAATTCAGTACCTGGTGGAATGGAAAGAAGAAGATAACCACAAAATAAATGACTACATAGAATGGATAAGAAGATTCCACAATGCAATGACAGAGTATGTTTCGTGGGGTCCTAGGGCTGCTTATATCAACTATGTTGACCTCGACCTCGGAGTGATGATGCGGCAGCAGTTtcctttaaataataatttggttAAGGATGATGAATCTGACGCTGTGGAAATTGCCAGGAATTGGGGTGAAAAGTACTTCCTAAATAACTACGACAGATTGGTGAGAGCAAAAACACTTATTGATCCAACCAACGTTTTCAGGAATCAGCAAGGGATTCCTCCGATGTCGTCGTCTTCGTCTTTAGTGGTGCTCGATCATTAG